In one Nicotiana sylvestris chromosome 8, ASM39365v2, whole genome shotgun sequence genomic region, the following are encoded:
- the LOC138875905 gene encoding uncharacterized protein, with protein MYKFIKATNEKVESQYSAIKNLEIRVSQLATLMSEQIQGDLPRNTEKNPKKHLKTISLRSGKSLDDSYAKREGKPQEVEKVNEGENKIESKFPKEQNNKGKNVQENEFITNPHSVPLPFPQKMKREKFDKQFSKFLDILKQLYINIPLSDALAQLPSYAKFLKEILSRSFTIPCTVGGTHFEKALCDSGASINLMPFSIFRKLELSEMKNTGVSLQLADQSTKRPKEIIENIIVRVDKFVFPVDFIVLEMEENTEAGLIPLVAATSQAEGGAQTPTAHTLEQRVQVDQILEVIPVMPAVPDQPDDRAAASEDE; from the exons ATGTACAAATTCATTAAAGCTACTAACGAGAAGGTTGAAAGTCAATATTCAGCTATCAAGAATTTGGAAATTCGGGTAAGCCAATTAGCAACCCTCATGTCTGAACAAATTCAAGGTGATCTACCAAGAAACACtgagaaaaacccaaaaaaacACCTCAAAACAATCTCTCTACGATCAGGTAAATCTCTTGATGATTCATATGCAAAGAGAGAAGGAAAGCcacaagaagtggaaaaggtAAATGAAGGTGAGAATAAAATAGAATCTAAGTttccaaaagaacaaaataatAAAGGGAAAAATGTACAAGAAAATGAATTTATAACAAATCCTCACTCTGTACCTCTCCCTTTTCCCCAAAAGATGAAAAGAGAAAAGTTTGACAAACAGTTTTCAAAGTTTCTAGATATTTTGAAGCAACTTTACATTAACATACCTTTATCAGATGCTTTGGCACAACTGCCTTCATATGCTAAATTTCTTAAAGAAATTCtgtcaa GAAGTTTTACAATTCCTTGTACCGTGGGAGGTACTCACTTTGAAAAGGCGTTATGTGATTCAGGTGCTTCAATAAATCTAATGCCTTTTTCAATTTTCAGGAAATTAGAACTTAGTGAAATGAAAAATACTGGTGTGTCTCTTCAATTAGCCGATCAAAGTACTAAGAGACCAAAGGAAATTATTGAAAATATCATTGTCAGAGTTGACAAATTTGTATTTCCAGTAGATTTTATAGTGcttgaaatggaagaaaatactGAG gcagggttgattccccttgttgcagccacatcccaggccgagggaggagcacagactcccaccgcccacACTCTTGAGCAGCGGGTCCAAGTTGATCAGATCCTAGAGGTTATACCGGTAATGCCTGCAGTCCCAGATCAGCCCGAtgacagggcagcggcttcagaggatgagTAG
- the LOC138875906 gene encoding uncharacterized protein: protein MSICCEMCGDNHTTDMCPTNPDSIYYVGQQSRGPMNQQAQYGKTYNANWRNHPNFSWGGNQSNQNQYRPQGNFNQPQRPHQQVEEITNDLLKKLLHDNQQLRTDFRNLERKIGQLAANQNTRPAGALPNDTEKNPQVSAITLRTGRELEEVPKKRKDKSIPEGELIPKATQEVKKDDTVSAHVNVPRPPPPFPQRLQKKNDDRMFNKFLSMLSQIQLNIPLVDAIRDIPKYAKYINDIVAKNRRLTEFEIVVLTEECTLRVQNELPQKVKDPGSFTIPVRIGNVDVGHALYFEADEKVPIILGRPLLAIGDAIIKVREGK from the exons ATGTCgatttgttgtgaaatgtgtggtgACAATCACACAACTGACATGTGCCCAACGAATCCTGATTCTATTTATTATGTGGGACAACAAAGCAGAGGTCCGATGAACCAACAAGCACAATATGGGAAAACTTACAATGCAAATTGGAGaaatcatcctaatttctcttggggtggaaatcaatcaaatcagaatcaatatagaccccaaggaaattttaatcaacctcaaagGCCACACCAGCAGGTAGAAGAAATtacaaatgatttgttgaagaaattaTTGCATGACAATCAACAACTCAGAACTGATTTCAGAAATCTTGAAAGGAAAATAGGACAACTAGCTGCAAATCAAAACACTAGACCTGCAGGTGCTCTTCCAAATGATACAGAGAAAAATCCgcaagttagtgcaattacacttagaactggaagggaattagaagaagttccaaagaagagaaaagacaagtctatacctgagggtgaattgattcccaaagcaacacaAGAAGTAAAGAAAGATGATACAGTTTCAGCGCATGTGAATgttccaaggccaccaccaccttttccacaaagattgcagaaaaagaatgatgatcgcatgttcaacaaatttctctctatgttgagtcagattcaattgaatattccgttggtagatgcgattcgtgatattccaaagtatgccAAGTACATAAACGATATTGTGGCTAAAAACAGGAGATTGACTGAATTTGAAATAGTTGTacttactgaggagtgcacttTAAGGGTCCAAAATGAGCTTCCTCAAAAGGTTAAGGATcctggcagctttactatccctgtgagaataggcaatgttgatgtaggccatgcacttt ATTTTGAAGCagatgaaaaagttcctattatattgggaagacctctcttggctataggtgatgctataattaaagtaagagagggaaaatga